The proteins below are encoded in one region of Odocoileus virginianus isolate 20LAN1187 ecotype Illinois chromosome 34, Ovbor_1.2, whole genome shotgun sequence:
- the LOC110138305 gene encoding RWD domain-containing protein 1 produces the protein MTDYGEEQRNELEALESIYPDSFTVLSENPPSFTITVTSEAGENDETVQTTLKFTYSEKYPDEAPLYEIFAQLNLEDNDVADILKLLALQAEENLGMVMIFTLVTAVQEKLNEIVDQIKTRREEEKKQKEREAEEAEKQLFHGTPVTIENFLNWKAKFDAELLEIKKKRMKEEEQAGKNKLSGRQLFETDHNLDTSDIQFLEDAGNNVEVDESLFQEMDDLELEDDEDDPDYNPADRESDLTD, from the coding sequence ATGACAGATTACGGCGAGGAGCAGCGCAACGAGCTGGAGGCTCTGGAGTCCATCTACCCTGACTCCTTCACAGTATTATCAGAAAATCCACCCAGCTTCACCATTACCGTGACATCTGAGGCTGGAGAAAATGATGAAACTGTCCAGACAACCCTCAAGTTTACATACAGTGAAAAATACCCAGATGAAGCTCCCCTTTATGAAATATTCGCCCAGTTAAATCTAGAAGATAATGATGtagcagacattttaaaattattagcatTACAGGCAGAAGAAAACCTTGGTATGGTGATGATCTTCACCTTAGTGACAGCTGTGcaagagaaattaaatgaaatagtagatcaaataaaaactagaagagaagaagaaaagaaacaaaaagaaagagaagcggAAGAAGCCGAGAAGCAATTATTCCATGGTACTCCTGTTACAATTGAGAATTTCTTAAATTGGAAGGCCAAGTTTGATGCAGaactcttggaaattaaaaagaaacggatgaaggaagaagagcaagcaggaaaaaataaattaagtggGAGACAACTATTTGAAACAGATCATAATCTTGACACATCTGATATCCAGTTCTTGGAAGATGCTGGAAACAATGTGGAGGTAGACGAGTCTTTGTTCCAGGAAATGGATGACTTGGAGCTGGAGGACGATGAAGATGATCCAGACTACAATCCTGCTGACCGGGAGAGTGACTTGACCGACTGA